In a single window of the Enoplosus armatus isolate fEnoArm2 chromosome 15, fEnoArm2.hap1, whole genome shotgun sequence genome:
- the LOC139298066 gene encoding regulator of G-protein signaling 6-like isoform X2: MAEGSRDQGGVGTTDPEEDSPNMIVYRKIEDIVTRIQDEKAGGVAIRTVKSFLSKIPSVVSGADIVQWLMKNLSIEDPAEAIHLGSLIAAHGYIFPISDHVLTLKDDGTLYRFQSPYFWPSNCWEPENTDYAIYLCKRTMQNKARLELADYEAENLARLQRAFARKWEFIFMQAEAQVKIDRKKDKAERKILDSQERAFWDVHRPVPGCVNTTEMDIRKCRRERNPHRVKKSVYGVPDDGQSQPSPIHISSQPTRKTTKEDVQKEITFLNIQLDRHCMKVSKVADSLMSYTEQFIEYDPFVSATEPSNPWIGDDSSFWDLEASRDPSQQRVKKWGFSLEEALKDPAGRDQFLKFLESEFSSENLRFWLAVQDLKRRPLQEVSSRAQEIWQEFLAEGAPSSINLDSHSYERTSQNLKDPGRYSYEDAQEHIFKLMKSDSYARFLRSNIYQDLLLARKKPADTEQGRRTSLEKFTRSVGKSLTGKRLTGLMQSS; encoded by the exons ATTGAAGACATCGTTACTCGAATACAAGATGAGAAGGCAGGAGGTGTGGCCATCCGGACCGTCAAAAGCTTCCTCTCCAAGATCCCCAGTGTGGTATCAG GGGCGGACATTGTTCAGTGGCTGATGAAAAACCTCTCCATTGAAGATCCAG CTGAAGCCATCCACCTTGGGAGTCTGATTGCTGCCCACGGCTACATCTTCCCCATCTCTGACCACGTCCTGACACTTAAAGATGACGGAACCCTTTACCGCTTTCAG tCTCCATACTTCTGGCCTTCAAACTGTTGGGAGCCTGAGAACACAGACTATG CCATTTACCTGTGCAAGCGCACCATGCAGAATAAGGCCAGGCTTGAGCTAGCTGACTATGAAGCT GAGAACCTCGCCCGGCTGCAGAGGGCTTTCGCCAGGAAGTGGGAATTTATTTTCATGCAAGCTGAAGCTCAAGTCAA GATCGACAGAAAGAAGGacaaggcagagaggaagatcCTGGACAGCCAGGAGAGGGCATTCTGGGACGTCCATCGGCCAGTG CCAGGCTGTGTCAACACCACAGAGATGGACATCCGCAAGTGCCGAAGAGAGAGGAACCCACACAGGGTGAAGAAG TCAGTCTATGGGGTACCAGATGATGGCCAGAGCCAGCCGAGTCCCATCCACATCAGCTCACAGCCGACCAGGAAGACCACCAAAGAGGACGTTCAGAAGGAG aTTACCTTCTTGAACATCCAGCTGGACCGACACTGTATGAAGGTTTCCAAAGTGGCCGACAGTCTGATGAGCTACACAGAGCAGTTCATAGAATATGACCCCTTTGTGTCGGCCACAGAGCCCTCCAACCCCTGGATCGGTGATGACTCTTCCTTCTGGGATTTGGAGGCAAG TCGTGACCCCAGCCAGCAGCGTGTGAAGAAATGGGGTTTCTCTCTGGAGGAGGCGCTGAAAGATCCTGCAGGACGAGACCAGTTCCTGAAGTTCCTGGAGTCAGAGTTCAGCTCAGAGAACCTGCG GTTCTGGTTAGCAGTGCAGGATCTGAAGCGGCGGCCGCTCCAGGAAGTGTCCTCCAGGGCGCAGGAGATCTGGCAGGAGTTTCTGGCCGAGGGAGCGCCAAGCTCCATCAACCTGGACTCTCATAGCTACGAGCGCACCAGCCAGAACCTCAAAGACCCCGGACGATACAGCTACGAGGACGCTCAG GAGCACATATTCAAGCTAATGAAAAGTGACAGCTATGCACGCTTTTTGCGATCCAACATCTACCAAGACCTCCTGTTAGCCAGAAAGAAG ccagcagacacTGAACAGGGCCGCCGCACCTCCTTGGAGAAGTTCACCCGCAGTGTG GGCAAGTCATTGACGGGAAAGCGCCTGACAGGCCTGATGCAGTCATCCTGA
- the LOC139298066 gene encoding regulator of G-protein signaling 6-like isoform X1, with protein MAEGSRDQGGVGTTDPEEDSPNMIVYRKIEDIVTRIQDEKAGGVAIRTVKSFLSKIPSVVSGADIVQWLMKNLSIEDPAEAIHLGSLIAAHGYIFPISDHVLTLKDDGTLYRFQSPYFWPSNCWEPENTDYAIYLCKRTMQNKARLELADYEAENLARLQRAFARKWEFIFMQAEAQVKIDRKKDKAERKILDSQERAFWDVHRPVPGCVNTTEMDIRKCRRERNPHRVKKSVYGVPDDGQSQPSPIHISSQPTRKTTKEDVQKEITFLNIQLDRHCMKVSKVADSLMSYTEQFIEYDPFVSATEPSNPWIGDDSSFWDLEASRDPSQQRVKKWGFSLEEALKDPAGRDQFLKFLESEFSSENLRFWLAVQDLKRRPLQEVSSRAQEIWQEFLAEGAPSSINLDSHSYERTSQNLKDPGRYSYEDAQEHIFKLMKSDSYARFLRSNIYQDLLLARKKQPADTEQGRRTSLEKFTRSVGKSLTGKRLTGLMQSS; from the exons ATTGAAGACATCGTTACTCGAATACAAGATGAGAAGGCAGGAGGTGTGGCCATCCGGACCGTCAAAAGCTTCCTCTCCAAGATCCCCAGTGTGGTATCAG GGGCGGACATTGTTCAGTGGCTGATGAAAAACCTCTCCATTGAAGATCCAG CTGAAGCCATCCACCTTGGGAGTCTGATTGCTGCCCACGGCTACATCTTCCCCATCTCTGACCACGTCCTGACACTTAAAGATGACGGAACCCTTTACCGCTTTCAG tCTCCATACTTCTGGCCTTCAAACTGTTGGGAGCCTGAGAACACAGACTATG CCATTTACCTGTGCAAGCGCACCATGCAGAATAAGGCCAGGCTTGAGCTAGCTGACTATGAAGCT GAGAACCTCGCCCGGCTGCAGAGGGCTTTCGCCAGGAAGTGGGAATTTATTTTCATGCAAGCTGAAGCTCAAGTCAA GATCGACAGAAAGAAGGacaaggcagagaggaagatcCTGGACAGCCAGGAGAGGGCATTCTGGGACGTCCATCGGCCAGTG CCAGGCTGTGTCAACACCACAGAGATGGACATCCGCAAGTGCCGAAGAGAGAGGAACCCACACAGGGTGAAGAAG TCAGTCTATGGGGTACCAGATGATGGCCAGAGCCAGCCGAGTCCCATCCACATCAGCTCACAGCCGACCAGGAAGACCACCAAAGAGGACGTTCAGAAGGAG aTTACCTTCTTGAACATCCAGCTGGACCGACACTGTATGAAGGTTTCCAAAGTGGCCGACAGTCTGATGAGCTACACAGAGCAGTTCATAGAATATGACCCCTTTGTGTCGGCCACAGAGCCCTCCAACCCCTGGATCGGTGATGACTCTTCCTTCTGGGATTTGGAGGCAAG TCGTGACCCCAGCCAGCAGCGTGTGAAGAAATGGGGTTTCTCTCTGGAGGAGGCGCTGAAAGATCCTGCAGGACGAGACCAGTTCCTGAAGTTCCTGGAGTCAGAGTTCAGCTCAGAGAACCTGCG GTTCTGGTTAGCAGTGCAGGATCTGAAGCGGCGGCCGCTCCAGGAAGTGTCCTCCAGGGCGCAGGAGATCTGGCAGGAGTTTCTGGCCGAGGGAGCGCCAAGCTCCATCAACCTGGACTCTCATAGCTACGAGCGCACCAGCCAGAACCTCAAAGACCCCGGACGATACAGCTACGAGGACGCTCAG GAGCACATATTCAAGCTAATGAAAAGTGACAGCTATGCACGCTTTTTGCGATCCAACATCTACCAAGACCTCCTGTTAGCCAGAAAGAAG cagccagcagacacTGAACAGGGCCGCCGCACCTCCTTGGAGAAGTTCACCCGCAGTGTG GGCAAGTCATTGACGGGAAAGCGCCTGACAGGCCTGATGCAGTCATCCTGA